The region GCCCCATCAACGTGACCACCGCGCCGACGATGCCGGTGGCGGTCGCAAAGAGCGCGCAGGTGATCAGCGCGGCCACGCCCATCGAACCCGGCATGTTGCGCGAGGCGACGGCCAGCGTCGAAAACAGCCGGTCGACGATATTCGCCCGCTCGACGATATAGCCCATGAACAGGAACAGCGGCACCGCCGTCAGCACCTCGTTCGACATCACGGTATAGGTCTGGTTGATGAACAGGTCGAAGATGCGGTTGTTGAACAGCCCCTCGACCCAGCTTGTCGTCGAGGTCCACCAATCGGCATCCTCGGCCAGCCGGTTGAAGCTGCGCCACATGCGGCCCGCGTCGAAATAGGCGTAATAGCCGAACATGATGCCAAGGGCCATCAGCGTGAAGGCGATGGGAAAGCCCAGGAACACCAGGATGATGAACACGCCCAGCATCGACAGGGCGACCTGCGGATCGGTCAATTTCGGTTCTCCGTCTGAAGGGGCAGGTCTGGCTGAAGGCGCGGGTCAGGCCTCATGGGCATGGGCCTTTTCGGCTTGCTCGCGGATCAGCAGCTGCTCGGTCTCCTCGACATCCTCCTCGGCCTCGGTCCAGTACCCGTCGCGGATCGCCATGATGCAGCGCATGACCTGCGCGATGCCCTGGAAGAACAGCAGGATGCCGGCGGCGACGATCACCGCCTTGAACTGGAAGATCGGGATGCCGGCGGGGCTGTTCACGCTGACTTCGCCATATTGGAAACTGCGCGCGGCGTATTTCCAGCCGGCAAAGATCAGCGCCGAGACGCCGGGAAAGAAGAAGATCAGGTACAGAAGCAGGTCCACCGAGGCCTGCGCCCTGACCGGCCAGAGCCGGTAAAGGAAATCGCCCCGCACATGGCCGCCGCGCGACAGCGTATAGGCGCCGCCCATCATGAACAGCGTCCCGTACATGATGAAGGACACATCCAGCGACCACGAGGTCGGCGCGTTGAAGATATAGCGGACGATCACCTCATAGGTGACGCCCACGGTCATCAGCATGATCAGCCAGCCAAAGGTCTTGCCGAACCAGGCCGACAAGCTGTCGGCAAAGCGCACAAAGCCAAGCATCGGGTTTCCTCGCATTCGAAGACACCCCCGCGCGGACGAACCGCGCGGGGGCCTGCGGATCAGGCGATCAGATCTTCAGTTCGCCGGGGAAGAAATGCTCGTAGGCGAGCGCATAGTCGGGCTTGTCCATCAACTCGTAATAGACCGTCCGCTTGACCCAGTCGCGCTGGCTGTCGAGGATCTTCTTGATCGTGGCATCCGCCTCCAGCGTCGAGATCATCGCCGTCCAGGCCTCGAGCTGCGCCTGCAGGATCGCATCCGGGGTCTTGTGGATGGTCACGCCGGATTCGTCGCGCAGTTTCAGCAGGTCCGCGGAATAGTTATCCAGCGCATAGGCGGTGTTGTAGGTCGAAACCGCCTCGACCCCATGCTCCAGGATCGCCTGCAGGTCAGGCTCCAGATCCTCGATCACGTCGCGGTTGAACAGGAATTCAAAGGCCTCGGACGCCTGGTGATAGGAGCCCATGTAGTAATTCTTGGCCACGTCCTGCGCACCGAAGCGAAGGTCGGATGAGGGGTTGTTGAACTCGAAGGCGTCGATCACCCCGCGCTCCATCGCCGGGACGATCTCGCCGCCCGGCAGCTGCGCGACCGACATGCCCATGGATTGCAGCAGGTCTGCGGCCAGACCGACGGTGCGGTATTTCATCCCCTTGATGTCCTCGACCCCGGCGATCGGGTTCTTGAACCAGCCGAAAGGCTGCGCCGGCATCGGGAAGGCCATCAGGCCCACGACATTCAGCCCCATCTGGTCCTGCGTCAGCTCGCGGTAAAGCTCGCGCCCGCCGCCCTGATAGAACCAGCTGAGCATATTGGTGGGGTCGCCGCCGAAGACCGGACCGGTGCCGAACAGCGAGGCCGCCTTGTGCTTGCCATACCAATAGGCCGAGACCGAATGGGCAATGTCGATGACGCCATCGCTGACCCCGTCCATCACCTGGAACGCCCCGACCACCGCGCCGGCCGGCAACAGGTCGATCTGGATGCGCCCACCCGACATGGCCTGCACCCGGTCCACATATTGCTGCGCCATGGTCTGCCAGATGTCCGAGGCCGGCCAGCTGGTCTGCATCTTCAGGACCAGCGGCGATTGCGCCAGAACCGCCGGCGCCGCCAACAGCGTGCTGGCCGCAGCCCCCCCGGCGATGGCCCCGCCACGCCGCAGGAACGAGCGGCGCGACACCGCAGGTTTGATCGTGTCTTCCGTCATGTGTCTTCCTCCCAGGTTATTTGTATACTTTGCTCCCCACTGCACTGTTCCGTCTGGCTGGATTCAAATCAAGAGTTTATTGATCGCTCGTTTCTTTGTGACTGCACCGATCGGTCAGAAAATCTCGCATGAAAGCCCATATTTTCCTGTAGAGGCAGGCCAGAACGGACGCGCGGGCAACTTGCGCGAGCCTGCGCAATCTGCAATCAACAGCGCAAGAAGACGAGGAGGAGGAAAACAATGTATACGAAACTGGTTCTGGCCGCGACCACCGCGCTGGCCCTTGCTCTGCCCGCCGCAGCCGAGACGCTGCGCCTGTCCCACAATGTCGGCGACACCACCACCTGGCAGCAGGGGGCCGAGAAATTCGGCGAGTTGCTGGCGGCGGAAACCGGCGGAGCCTATGACGTGCGGGTCTTCCCCAATGCCCAGCTGGCCGGTGGCGACCAGATGAAGCAGGCCGAGATGACCGGACGCGGCGCCATCGACCTGGTGCTGACCTCGGCCATCAACGTGACCCCGCTGGCCCCGGAAATGGCCGCCTTCTCGCTGCCCTATCTCTATGCCGATTACGCCGCCGTCGACCGCACGACGCAGGGCGCGGCCGGCGACAAGATGGAAGAGATCATGGCCGGGCATGGCATCAAGGTGCTGGCCTGGGGCGAGAACGGCTTCCGCGAGGTGACCAATTCCAAGCGCCCGATCAAGACGCCCGCCGACATGGCCGGGCTGAAGATGCGCGTGGCCGGGCCGATGTATATCGACGTGATGACCGATCTCGGCGCCAATCCGCAACAGATGCAATGGTCCGAGACCTTCCCGGCGCTGCAGCAGGGCGTGGTCGACGGGCAGGAGAACCCGATCGGCGCGGTAATCATCCCGCAGCGCGTCTACGAGGTGCAGAAGTACATCACGCCCTGGCATTACAGCTATGACCCGCTGTTCCTCGGCATCGCCCAGACCCGTTGGGACGAGATGGACGAGGCCACGCAGGCGCAGTTCCAGAAGGCCGCCGACGAGGCCATGGCCTACCAGATCGAGATCAGCCGCAAGGCCACCGACGAGGGCATCGCCTATCTGAAGGAACAGGGCATGGAGGTCACCGAGTTGACCCCCGAGGAGTTGCAGGCCTTCAAGGACGCGACCAAGCCCAGCTTCGACAAATGGTCGGAAAAGGTCGGCGCGGATATCGTGAAGCTGTTCACCGACGAAGCCAACGCGGCGAACTGAATGCGCCTGATCGACGATTTCGAAAAGATCGTCTGCGCGGTCCTGCTCTTGGGCATGACCGCGCTTGGCTTTGCCAATATCGTCGTGCGCTATGGCACCAGCCATAGCTTTGCCGCGACCGAGGAATTGCTGACTGGCGGCTTCGTTTTGCTGACCGTTTTCGGCGCCGCCATCGCGGCGCGGCGAGGCGAGCATCTGGCGGTGGAACTGATCTCGGACCTGCTGCCCCCGCCCGCCCGCCGTGTGGTGATCTGGCTGGCCGGGGCGCTGTCGGTCGCGCTGCTTGTGGCCTCGGTCTGGTTCACCATCGGGCTGGTGCAGAACCAGATCCGGACGGGCATGACCAGCTATGCGCTGAACCTGCCGCTCTGGTGGTATTCGGCGGCGGTGCCGCTTGGCTTTGCGCTGGTGCTGGTCCGCTATGTGCAGGCGCTGGTCCGGGGGCCTGAACGTGATGGGTGAGATCGGTTCCGGCAGCCTGATGGTGGGGCTGTTCTTCCTGTTCCTGATCCTGCGGGTGCCGGTGGCCTTCTCGCTCGGCCTCTCGGCACTGGTCGCCATGTGGCAGCTGGGCTTCGGCCTCGACCTCGTGGGCGACCTGCTGACGGCAGGCATTGCAAAATTCTCGCTGCTGGCGATCCCCTTCTTCATTCTCGCCGGCAACCTGATGGGGCGGCTCGGCATTGCCGACCGGATGATCCGCTTTTTCCGCGTGCTGGTGGGCGATCTGCCCGGCGGCATGGGGCTGGTCGGCACGGTCGTTTGCCTCTTCTGGGGCGCGGTCAGCGGCTCGGGCCCGGCCTCGGTCGCGGCCATCGGGCCGATGATCATTCGCTCGATGGAGGAGGACGGGTTTTCCAAGGCTTTCGCCGCCGGGCTGGTCAGCACCGGGGCGGCCTTGTCGATCGTCATTCCGCCCTCGATCGGGCTCGTCATCTATGGCGTGCTGGCCGAGACCTCGATCGCCGACCTGTTCATCGCAGCGATCATCCCGGGGCTGGTCTGCGGGGCGCTGATGCTGTGTGCCCTGCCCTTCGGGCGCGTCGGCGATGCTGCGGCGACCCGCGCGCTGGTGCCGCCGCCCTATCCGGGTCTCGGCTATGGCGCGCGGCTGTGGCGCTGTTTTCTGGACAGTTTCTGGGGGCTGATGACGCCGGTGGTGATCCTTGGCGGGATCTATTCCGGCATCTTCACCCCGACCGAGGCCGCCATCGTCGCCTCGGTCTACGCGCTGGCCGTCGGGGCGCTTGCCTATCGCACGCTGAACTGGTCCGGGCTGATGCAGGCGCTGACCGATTCCGCTGCCTCGTCTTCGGTGGTGATGCTGGTCGTGGCCTATGCCGGGCTGTTCGGATGGGTGGTGACGGTGGATGATCTGGTCGGCACCTATTCCGGCGCCTTGCTCGGCCTCTCGTCGAACGAATGGGTGATCCTCGCGGTGATCATGCTGGTCCTCTTGATCTGCGGCATGTTCATGGACGCGATCACCATCATGTTCATCTGCCTGCCGATCTTCCTGCCGGTGGCGCGGGAACTGGGCTGGGACCCGATCTGGTTCGGGGTGCTGGTGATGGTCAACCTGGCCATCGGGCTGATCACCCCGCCGGTCGGGATCAACCTCTATGTCGCGGCGAACATCACCCGGCTGCCGCTGGAAAAGGTGGCGCGGGGGGCGCTGCCCTTCCTGCTGACCAGCCTGATCGGGCTGGCGGTGATTGCGGCAGTGCCGGCGTTGAGCTTGATGCTGTTGGGGCGGTAGGCGAGGCACAGGTCCGGCGCTCGCCCGGCGGTCTTGCGGACCGCGTATCGGGCGGGGTCTGCTACCCCAGCGCATACCCGGCGCCGCGCACGGTGCGCACGGGGTTATCCCCGCCGTTCTGCATCAGTGCCTTGCGCAACCGGCCGACATGCACGTCGATGGTGCGGGTGTCGACATAGATGTCGCGGCCCCAGACCCGGTCCAGAAGCTGCTCGCGCGTCCAGACCCGGCCCGGCTTTTCCATCAGCGTCGAGAGCAGGCGGAACTCGGTCGGGCCGAGATGCAGGGCCTGGCCGGCGCGGAAGACCCGGTGCTCGGCGGCGTCGAGGATGATGTCCTCGTAACTCAGCCGCTCGCCCATGGTGGCGGGGCGGGTGCGGCGCAGTTGTGTGCGCAGCCGGGCCATCAGCTCGACCACCGAATAGGGTTTCACCACGTAATCATCGGCGCCGGTTTCCAGCCCGCGCACCCGGTCAACCTCTTCGCTGCGCGCCGACAGCATGATGATGGGAATGGGGCGGGTCGCCGGATCGGCCTTCAGCCGGCGGCAGATCTCGATGCCCGAGACGTTGGGCAGCATCCAGTCGAGCACGATCAGGTCGGGCTGTTCCTCGGCCACCAGCAAAAGCGCCTCATCGCCATTCTCGGCCATGGCGACGCCGAAGCCTTCGGCCTCGAGATTGTAGCGCAGCACCTCGCGCTGCGCGCCCTCGTCCTCGACCACCAGAACCAGCGGGGTCTGTTGCGACGCCATCGGCTCAGCCCTCGCCCGGCAGTGCCACCGCATCGGCGGGCGGTACGCGGTTATCCTTGGGGCGGCTGTCATCGGGCAGTTCGCCGGTCACCAGATAGATCACCTGTTCAGCGATGGCCGTCGCGTGATCGCCCATGCGCTCGATGTTCTTGGCGATGAAATGCAGGTGCATGCAGGCGGTGATGTTGCGCGGGTCTTCCATCATATGGGTCAGGAACTCGCGGAACAGCGCGTTATACATCTGGTCCACTTCCAGATCGCGGGCGCGCACGTCGCCGGCCAGATCGGCATCGCGCTGGATATAGCTGTCCAGCGCATCCGACAGCATCTTTTCCACCGTCGCAGCCATGCGCTTCAGCGCGATGCCCGAGCCGGCGATCTGCGGCATCTGCGCCAGAACATGGGTGCGCTTGGCCATGTTCTTGGCGTAATCGCCCACCCGCTCGAGGCTCGCCGCGATCTTGATGACCGACAACACCAGCCGCAGGTCGGTGGCGGTGGGCGCACGCAGCGCGATCAACCGGGCGCTGTCCTCGTTGATCTGGGCTTCCAGCGCGTCGATGGCCTTGTCGCGGCGGCGCACCTCGTCGGCCAGGTCCTCGTCGCGGTTCATCAGCGCGCTGGCCCCGTCCGAGATGGCGCTTTCGACCATCCCGCCCATCTTCACCACCAGCGCCTGAATGGTTTCCAGATCGCGGTCGAAGGCCGAGGAAATATGCTTGTCGCGGTTCATGTCGTCTGCCCCTGTCGCCTCAGCCGATCCGGCCCGTGATATAGGATTCCGTCCGCGGATCTTGCGGCCGGGTGAAGATGTCGTCGGTATCGCCATATTCGACCAGGTTTCCGAGGTGGAAGAAGGCGGTCTTCTGGCTGACGCGGGCGGCCTGTTGCATCGAATGGGTGACGATGACCACGGAAAATTCCTGCCGCAGCTGGTCGATCAACTCCTCGACCTGCCCGGTGGCGATCGGGTCCAGCGCCGAACAGGGTTCGTCCATCAACAGCACCTCGGGCGAGGTGGCAACGGCGCGGGCGATGCAGAGCCGTTGCTGCTGGCCGCCGGAGAGGCCGGTGCCCGGTTCGTTCAGCCGGTCCTTGACCTCGTTCCAGAGCGCGGCGCCGCGCAGCGATTTCTCGACAATGGCATCCAGTTCGGCGCGGTTGCGGGCCAGGCCGTGGATGCGCGGGCCATAGGCCACGTTGTCATAGATCGATTTCGGGAAGGGGTTCGGCTTCTGGAACACCATGCCGACCTTGGCGCGCAGCTGCACCGGATCGACGCGGCGGTCATAGATATCCTCGCCATCCAGCCGGATCGTGCCCTCGATCCGGGCGATGGGGATGGTGTCGTTCATCCGGTTGATGCAGCGCAGGAAGGTCGACTTGCCGCAGCCCGAGGGGCCGATGAAGGCGGTTACGGTCTTGTCGAGGATCTCGACGCTGACATCCTTGATGGCGTGCTTGTCACCATAATAGACCTGCACGTCGCGGGCCGAGATCTTGGTGTCGTTCTGGGTCACGGCGCTCTCCGCCAGTCGCATCTGGTTCATCATATTCATTCCTCGGCTCCGTTACCAACGGCGCTCGAATTTGCGGCGCAGGTAGATCGCCAGCAGGTTCATGCAGAGAAGGAAGATCAAGAGCACGATGATCGCGCCCGAAGCCCGCTCGAAGAAGGCCGGATCGGCGCGGCGGGTGAAGTTGTAGATCTGAACCGGCAGGGCCGAGGAGGGTTCGAAGAGACCACCCGGCGGGGCCGAAGGAATGTCCTGCACAAAGGCCACCATGCCGATCAACAGAAGCGGCGCGGTCTCGCCAAGGGCATGGGCCAGGCCGATGATGGTGCCGGTCAGGATGCCGGGCATCGCCAGCGGCAGGACGTGGTGGAACACCGTCTGCATCTTCGACGCGCCCACCCCCAGCGCCGCATCGCGGATCGAGGGCGGCACCGCCTTCAGCGCGGCGCGGGTGGCGATGATGATGGTGGGCAGTGTCATCAGCGTCAGCACCAGCCCGCCGACAATGGGGGCCGAGCGCGGCAGGCCCATGAAGTTGATGAAGGCGGCGAGGCCGAGGATGCCGTAGACGATGGAGGGGACGGCAGCGAGGTTCGAGATATTCACCTCGATGATGTCGGTCCAGCGGTTCTTCGGCGCGAATTCCTCGAGATAGATCGAGGCGGCGACGCCGATGGGCAGCGACAGGACCAGCACGATCAGCATCATGTAAAGCGAGCCGATGATGGCGACGCCAAGGCCCGCCGCCTCGGCACGGGTCTCGGAAGCGTCGGGATTGGTGATGAAATCGGGGTTGAAGCGGGTGTCGAGCGCGCCCTTCTCGGCCATGATCCGCGCCAGTGCCACTTGTTCGGGCGAGGTCTTGGAATCGATGGCTGCGGATTCGTCGGTGACGCGGCCCTTGAACATGCCGTCGACGCGGGACGAGGCCAGCGTGGTGATCTGAAGCGACTGGCCGACCAGCGCCGGATCGGCCAGCACGGCGTTCCTGAGGTCCGCCGAGGCCTGACCCGAGATGAAGCCCTTGAGGTCGGATTTCTTCAGCCCGTCGATGGTCACGTCATTGGCGGCCATCCAGTCGGTCAGCGCCTGATCCAGAAGCTTGCCATAGGACATGGTCAGCACCTTGGACATCTCGGCCGGATCGCGGTTGCCCTTGGGGTCGACGACATCGGCGGACAGCGTCACCGGCAGGCTGGCATAGGTCTGCTGGAAGGCACCGGAGCCGTCGCGCAGCACGGTCACCAGCAGGAAGACCAGCGCCGCCAGCGCGATCAGGATGGCGCCGATGCCATAGGCCTTGAACCGCGCCTCGGCCCGGTGGCGGCGGCGGGTGTTCGGGTCGGCGACCATCAGCGAGGGTTTCTTCGGCGCGGTCGCGGGGGCGGGCAGATGCGTCAGATCGGTCATTCGTATTGCTCGCGGTATTTGCGCACGATGTAGAGCGCCAGAACGTTGAGGGCCAAGGTGATGACGAACAGCGTCAGCCCGAGGGCGAAGGCCACCAGCGTTTCCGGGCTGGCAAAGTCATTGTCGCCGGTCAGCTGCGCCACGATCCGGGTGGTGATGGTGGTCATCGCCTCGAACGGGTTGCCGCTGATCTGCGCCATGGCGCCGGCGCCCAGGACCACGATCATCGTCTCGCCGATGGCGCGGCTGGCGGCCAGCAGGATGGCGCCCACGATGCCCGGCAGGGCGGCGGGCAGCACGACCTTGGTGATGGTCTCGGACTGGGTCGAGCCGAGGCCGAGGCTGGCATCGCGCAGGGATTGCGGCACGGCATTGATGATGTCGTCCGAGAGCGAGCTGACGAAGGGGATCAGCATGATGCCCATGACCAGCCCCGCGGTCATCACCGACGAGGCGCTGTCGCCCAGACCCGCCGGCTGCGCGATCCAGTCCCTGAGCATCGGGCCGACGGTGACCAGCGCGAAGAGGCCATAGACGATGGTCGGGATGCCGGCGAGGATCTCGATCGCCGGTTTCACCAGCGAGCGGACGCGCGGACCGGCATATTCGGACATGTAGATGGCGGCGAACAGGCCGATGGGCACCGCGACCAGAAGCGCGATCAGGCTGATATAGAGCGTGCCCCACAGAAGCGGCAGCACGCCCAGCTTGGAATTCCCTTGAAAGGCTGGGGTCCATTCGGTGCCGAAGAAGAACTCCTGCCAAGGGTAGAGGCGGAAGAAGCCGGCGGATTCGAAGACCAGCGACAGCACGATCCCGATGGTGGTCAGGACGGCGATGGTCGAGCAGAGGATCAGGAGACCGCGCAGGATGATCTCGACCGCGTTGCGGGCGCGGAACTCGGCGCTGATGCGGCTAAGGCCCCACCCGGCACCGGCCAGCGCGAGGACCAGGACGGCGGGGGCCAGTGCGGTCGAGGGTCCGACAAGCAGCAGCCCGGCGACCAGCGCCAGAAGCGCCGGGACGACGGCCAGCAGCGCCACGTTCCAGCCGTGATAGACCGGGCGGGAATGCAACTTGCGGGGATCGCCGCCGGTCGCGGCCAGGGCCCGGCGCGAACCGAGCACATAGCCCAAGGCCGCGAGCGCCAGCAGGATCAGGGTGAGGGAGAGGATCGACATGCGGGCCTTCCGGGCAGCGTGAAGGAAGGGAACGGGCGGGACCGCTTGGCCCCGCCCGCCCCGGTTCGGATCAGGGCAGGGTCACTTCATCGGCGACGGTCTGCTGGACCGCGGCCAGTTCCGGGTCCGAGACGAGGCCATATTCGGCCAGCGGGCCATCGGGGCCGGCAACCTCGTCGGCGACGAAGAATTCGGCGAATTCCTTCAGGCCCGGGATGGTGCCGATATGGTCCTTCTTTACGTAGAAGTAGAGCGGGCGCGACACCGGGTAATCGCCCGAGGCGATGGTCTCGGTCGAGGGCGCGACGCCCGACATGGTCGCCACTTTCAGCTTGTCGGTGTTGTTCTCGTAGAAGGACAGGCCGAAGACGCCGATGCCGTTCTTGTCGCTTTCGATGCGGGCCA is a window of Paracoccus zhejiangensis DNA encoding:
- a CDS encoding TRAP transporter large permease, which encodes MGEIGSGSLMVGLFFLFLILRVPVAFSLGLSALVAMWQLGFGLDLVGDLLTAGIAKFSLLAIPFFILAGNLMGRLGIADRMIRFFRVLVGDLPGGMGLVGTVVCLFWGAVSGSGPASVAAIGPMIIRSMEEDGFSKAFAAGLVSTGAALSIVIPPSIGLVIYGVLAETSIADLFIAAIIPGLVCGALMLCALPFGRVGDAAATRALVPPPYPGLGYGARLWRCFLDSFWGLMTPVVILGGIYSGIFTPTEAAIVASVYALAVGALAYRTLNWSGLMQALTDSAASSSVVMLVVAYAGLFGWVVTVDDLVGTYSGALLGLSSNEWVILAVIMLVLLICGMFMDAITIMFICLPIFLPVARELGWDPIWFGVLVMVNLAIGLITPPVGINLYVAANITRLPLEKVARGALPFLLTSLIGLAVIAAVPALSLMLLGR
- the phoB gene encoding phosphate regulon transcriptional regulator PhoB, with the translated sequence MASQQTPLVLVVEDEGAQREVLRYNLEAEGFGVAMAENGDEALLLVAEEQPDLIVLDWMLPNVSGIEICRRLKADPATRPIPIIMLSARSEEVDRVRGLETGADDYVVKPYSVVELMARLRTQLRRTRPATMGERLSYEDIILDAAEHRVFRAGQALHLGPTEFRLLSTLMEKPGRVWTREQLLDRVWGRDIYVDTRTIDVHVGRLRKALMQNGGDNPVRTVRGAGYALG
- the pstC gene encoding phosphate ABC transporter permease subunit PstC, translating into MSILSLTLILLALAALGYVLGSRRALAATGGDPRKLHSRPVYHGWNVALLAVVPALLALVAGLLLVGPSTALAPAVLVLALAGAGWGLSRISAEFRARNAVEIILRGLLILCSTIAVLTTIGIVLSLVFESAGFFRLYPWQEFFFGTEWTPAFQGNSKLGVLPLLWGTLYISLIALLVAVPIGLFAAIYMSEYAGPRVRSLVKPAIEILAGIPTIVYGLFALVTVGPMLRDWIAQPAGLGDSASSVMTAGLVMGIMLIPFVSSLSDDIINAVPQSLRDASLGLGSTQSETITKVVLPAALPGIVGAILLAASRAIGETMIVVLGAGAMAQISGNPFEAMTTITTRIVAQLTGDNDFASPETLVAFALGLTLFVITLALNVLALYIVRKYREQYE
- a CDS encoding TRAP transporter small permease subunit, which encodes MLGFVRFADSLSAWFGKTFGWLIMLMTVGVTYEVIVRYIFNAPTSWSLDVSFIMYGTLFMMGGAYTLSRGGHVRGDFLYRLWPVRAQASVDLLLYLIFFFPGVSALIFAGWKYAARSFQYGEVSVNSPAGIPIFQFKAVIVAAGILLFFQGIAQVMRCIMAIRDGYWTEAEEDVEETEQLLIREQAEKAHAHEA
- the pstA gene encoding phosphate ABC transporter permease PstA, whose amino-acid sequence is MTDLTHLPAPATAPKKPSLMVADPNTRRRHRAEARFKAYGIGAILIALAALVFLLVTVLRDGSGAFQQTYASLPVTLSADVVDPKGNRDPAEMSKVLTMSYGKLLDQALTDWMAANDVTIDGLKKSDLKGFISGQASADLRNAVLADPALVGQSLQITTLASSRVDGMFKGRVTDESAAIDSKTSPEQVALARIMAEKGALDTRFNPDFITNPDASETRAEAAGLGVAIIGSLYMMLIVLVLSLPIGVAASIYLEEFAPKNRWTDIIEVNISNLAAVPSIVYGILGLAAFINFMGLPRSAPIVGGLVLTLMTLPTIIIATRAALKAVPPSIRDAALGVGASKMQTVFHHVLPLAMPGILTGTIIGLAHALGETAPLLLIGMVAFVQDIPSAPPGGLFEPSSALPVQIYNFTRRADPAFFERASGAIIVLLIFLLCMNLLAIYLRRKFERRW
- a CDS encoding TRAP transporter substrate-binding protein, producing the protein MTEDTIKPAVSRRSFLRRGGAIAGGAAASTLLAAPAVLAQSPLVLKMQTSWPASDIWQTMAQQYVDRVQAMSGGRIQIDLLPAGAVVGAFQVMDGVSDGVIDIAHSVSAYWYGKHKAASLFGTGPVFGGDPTNMLSWFYQGGGRELYRELTQDQMGLNVVGLMAFPMPAQPFGWFKNPIAGVEDIKGMKYRTVGLAADLLQSMGMSVAQLPGGEIVPAMERGVIDAFEFNNPSSDLRFGAQDVAKNYYMGSYHQASEAFEFLFNRDVIEDLEPDLQAILEHGVEAVSTYNTAYALDNYSADLLKLRDESGVTIHKTPDAILQAQLEAWTAMISTLEADATIKKILDSQRDWVKRTVYYELMDKPDYALAYEHFFPGELKI
- a CDS encoding TRAP transporter small permease, which codes for MRLIDDFEKIVCAVLLLGMTALGFANIVVRYGTSHSFAATEELLTGGFVLLTVFGAAIAARRGEHLAVELISDLLPPPARRVVIWLAGALSVALLVASVWFTIGLVQNQIRTGMTSYALNLPLWWYSAAVPLGFALVLVRYVQALVRGPERDG
- the pstB gene encoding phosphate ABC transporter ATP-binding protein PstB; this translates as MNQMRLAESAVTQNDTKISARDVQVYYGDKHAIKDVSVEILDKTVTAFIGPSGCGKSTFLRCINRMNDTIPIARIEGTIRLDGEDIYDRRVDPVQLRAKVGMVFQKPNPFPKSIYDNVAYGPRIHGLARNRAELDAIVEKSLRGAALWNEVKDRLNEPGTGLSGGQQQRLCIARAVATSPEVLLMDEPCSALDPIATGQVEELIDQLRQEFSVVIVTHSMQQAARVSQKTAFFHLGNLVEYGDTDDIFTRPQDPRTESYITGRIG
- a CDS encoding DctP family TRAP transporter solute-binding subunit, whose translation is MYTKLVLAATTALALALPAAAETLRLSHNVGDTTTWQQGAEKFGELLAAETGGAYDVRVFPNAQLAGGDQMKQAEMTGRGAIDLVLTSAINVTPLAPEMAAFSLPYLYADYAAVDRTTQGAAGDKMEEIMAGHGIKVLAWGENGFREVTNSKRPIKTPADMAGLKMRVAGPMYIDVMTDLGANPQQMQWSETFPALQQGVVDGQENPIGAVIIPQRVYEVQKYITPWHYSYDPLFLGIAQTRWDEMDEATQAQFQKAADEAMAYQIEISRKATDEGIAYLKEQGMEVTELTPEELQAFKDATKPSFDKWSEKVGADIVKLFTDEANAAN
- the phoU gene encoding phosphate signaling complex protein PhoU is translated as MNRDKHISSAFDRDLETIQALVVKMGGMVESAISDGASALMNRDEDLADEVRRRDKAIDALEAQINEDSARLIALRAPTATDLRLVLSVIKIAASLERVGDYAKNMAKRTHVLAQMPQIAGSGIALKRMAATVEKMLSDALDSYIQRDADLAGDVRARDLEVDQMYNALFREFLTHMMEDPRNITACMHLHFIAKNIERMGDHATAIAEQVIYLVTGELPDDSRPKDNRVPPADAVALPGEG